ATGGCGCGCGGCCGGTTGGGGTCGCGTCGCAGGTAGCCCTTGCGCTCGAGCGCGGTCAGCTGGTGCTTGACGCTCGACGGGCTCGTGAGGCCGACGGCGTCGCCGATCTCGCGCATGCTCGGCGGGTAGCCGCGGGACTCGACCGAGGCCCGCACGGTCTCCAGCACCAGGCGCTGCCGCGGGGTCAGCCCGTCGCCCTCCGCGTCGAGCTCGACCACGGCAGGCCCGTCTGCCGCGCCCGCCGTCGCGCCGGATCCCTCGATGGCCATCTCCGCTCCCGTCTCCGTGGCGCCGGTGCCTGCCGCACCCGTCCGCCGAGCCGGGCGACCGCGCAGGTCACGGGGCTGCGGACCCACCCGGCGGCGTCCGCCCGGCGGTCGTGTCAGACCCTCGTGGTGCGCTGTTCCCGACGTCCCCGAGCGTAGGGCGCGCGGACGGGTGGATCAAACACCTGTTCGATCGTGTCTCGACATCGCGCTCCGGGTGTGGTTCAGTTCGTACAGACGTTCGAACGAACAGGTGTTCGACGGGTCGCGAGGCGGCCCAGGAGGGAAGTGGTGGAGATGAGCGCCATCGCAGTGCAGCCGCGACTCGGGACGCGTCCCGTGGCCGAGCGGCCGGCCCGTCCTCGTCCTGCCGCGATGGGCCCGGTGACGGCGCGGTCCGCCGGCCGGGAGCGCACCGCCGCGCGTCCGTCCGCCGCCCCCGAGGCGACGCTGCACCTGACGCGCCGGGGTCGCGCGGTCCTGCTCCTCCTGGCCCTGCTCGTGGTGCTCGGAGGGGTCGTCGGTGGCCGCGCGGTGGCGGACGGTCCGCAGCAGGCGACCGAGGTCACGACCCACGCCGTGGTGGCCGGCGAGACGCTCTGGCAGATCGCCGCCGACGTGGCGGCCCCGGGCGAGGATGTGCGCGACGTCGTGCTGCGGCTCCAGGAGCTCAACAGCCTGCCGGACGCCTCGCTGATGGCGGGTCAGGTGCTGCTGCTGCCTGCGGGCTCCTGACCTGCTGGTCCGGTGCATCCGGGCCGCCGTGAATAACGGCACGGGACGCTTGCGTAATTGGGACGCCTGCCTCTACTGTGGTGCCACCTCGAACGGCTGGCTGGGGGGCTCGCCGCGAGGGACGCGTCGTCGCCGGCACCGTGGGTTCGTCCCGCCGCCCGGCGCGAGGCGTGCAGCAACCGTCCGCGCGAGGCGAGTCGCCCGGACGAGACGGGATGGGGGCGTCCCCACGGGGGTGGCCGCACACGCGGCCACCCCCGTCGTCATCTCCGGGCCGGGCGCACGCGTCCCGGCAGGACGGGCGGGGCCGGTGCCCGGAGCGCCCCGGGGCCGGTCGACGTCGCGGCGTCGCCGCGCTGGGTCGGATCCTCGGCGTCGCCGCGCTGGGTCGGATGCTCCGCGTCGCCGCGCTGGGTCGGATCCTCGGCGTCGCCGCGCTGGGTCGGATCCTCGGCGTCACCGCGTCGGCGCGACGTCCGGGCGTCACCGCGCCGGTGCGACGTCGTCCAGCACCATCTCGGCGTAGCGGAACGGCTCGCCCGTGCTCGGGTGCCACATCGCGGCGGCCGCCGACGGCAGCCGGCGCCCGTGGTGCACCGCGTAGCCGTCCACCGGTGTCGACCAGCGCTCGCGTGTGAACGACCGCCCGTCGCGCGTGGCGCGGAAGCGGTCGTCGGAGACGAAGTCCACGAGGTCGCCGTCCTCGTCGAACTCGAGCACGGCCCGCACGGAGTGTCCGCCCTGCCGGTACGTCCCCCGCACGCGGCGCGCGTCGAGCTCCTCCCACGTCACGGGTGCGGCGAGCAGCGCGGACGGCGCCATCAGGCAGAGGTCGTTGAACAACGTCACCGTCTCGCTCCGGTCCATCGCCGGGCCCGCGCCGCGCAGGACGGGGACGGCGGAGAGCAGGTCACCCCGCATGGTGGCCCTGCCCTCGGTCAGCACGTGCAGCACGTCGACCGGGAGCCCCGCCGCGGTGGCGTCCAGCAGGAAGTGCCGGGTGGGGCGGGGGCCGGCCGTGTCCACCTGCTCGCCGGTGAAGGTCATCCACCGGTCGGACGGCCCGCTGCGGATCCGGCCGTGCAGCGTCACGCGCACGGCGGTCACCGGCGGGCGACCGACGCTGCCGGTGCGCCGCAGGTAGCGGGCGACGGCGGCCGGGAGCGTCGCGAGGTCGTCCACGGTGACGGCGCCCGCCCGGTCGGCGTCGGCCCGGACGTCGGCTGCGGCGAGGGCGGCCGCGACGCCGCGGCGGTACCGCGCGCGGGCGGACCAGTGCCCCGTCGCGCACCACCCGTGCAGGACCGCGATCCCGAGCACGACGTTCGCGAGGGTGCCCCAGCGGGCGTCGCCGTGCGACACCACGAGCACCTGGGACGCCACGACCGCGACCGCGCCGGTCCGCCACCAGGTCGGCCGGTCGGCGATCAGGGCGGTGCCGGCCCCGATGAGGAGCACCGCCGTGGCGAGCCACGCGAGGCCCTCCGCCGACCCGACCGCCGGGGGTGCGGCGTCGCCGGCCAGGCCCGGACCTCCGGGTGTGGCGGCGAGCACGAGCAGGTGCGCCGCGCCGTGCGCCACCGCGAGCGCGCCCACGGCGAGGCGGACAGTGCTCCTGGGTCGGCCGGTCACGCGGGGGTCCTCCCGTCGGCGAGCGCGGCGAGGCACCGGCCCACGAGGTCGGCGAGCCGGGCCAGGTCGGCGTCGTCGAGGCCGGCGAACGCCCGCGCGACGAGCTCCTGCTGCTGGGCGACCGCGGCGGGGGAGTCGAACAGCTCGGCGACCCGCGGTGTGGTGCGCAGGCGCGTGGCCCGGCGGTCCGCTGGGTCGGGGACCAGGTCCACCAGGCCGCGACGCTGGAGCTGGAGCGCGATCTGCTTGACGTTCTGCCGCGAGGTGCCGACGACCTCCGCGGCGCGCGTCAGCGTCGGGTGCTCGCCCGGGAAGGCGCGCACGAGCACCGCGAGCAGCAGCCACTGCCGGCTCGTGACGCCGTAGCCGGTGAGGGCCTCGTCCGTGTGGCGCGTCAGGTGCTGCCCGAGCACGAACAGCGTCCCGAACAGCTCCGCCTCGTCTGCCGCGCGCGTCATGTGCGTAAGGTATTACGGATCGCGCGGGTCTCGCGGGGGACGGAGGTCCCTCCGCGGGACGTCCCGGGGCCGGGACGGTGTTGCACCGGGTGCGGCGCCGGTCCTACCGTGTCCCGGTCGTCCGGGAGGGCGCGGCGCCCGCCGCCGTGCCGGCCGCACGACCCGGACCTGCTGGAGGCCCTCATGCACTGCCCGTTCTGCCGCCACGCGGACTCGCGCGTCGTCGACTCCCGCACGTCGGACGACGGTCTGTCCATCCGCCGACGCCGGCAGTGCCCGCAGTGCAACCGCCGGTTCACGACGATCGAGACGGCCAGCCTCTCCGTGGTGAAGCGGTCCGGGGCC
This is a stretch of genomic DNA from Cellulomonas sp. ES6. It encodes these proteins:
- a CDS encoding LysM peptidoglycan-binding domain-containing protein, translated to MSAIAVQPRLGTRPVAERPARPRPAAMGPVTARSAGRERTAARPSAAPEATLHLTRRGRAVLLLLALLVVLGGVVGGRAVADGPQQATEVTTHAVVAGETLWQIAADVAAPGEDVRDVVLRLQELNSLPDASLMAGQVLLLPAGS
- a CDS encoding DUF6544 family protein; translated protein: MTGRPRSTVRLAVGALAVAHGAAHLLVLAATPGGPGLAGDAAPPAVGSAEGLAWLATAVLLIGAGTALIADRPTWWRTGAVAVVASQVLVVSHGDARWGTLANVVLGIAVLHGWCATGHWSARARYRRGVAAALAAADVRADADRAGAVTVDDLATLPAAVARYLRRTGSVGRPPVTAVRVTLHGRIRSGPSDRWMTFTGEQVDTAGPRPTRHFLLDATAAGLPVDVLHVLTEGRATMRGDLLSAVPVLRGAGPAMDRSETVTLFNDLCLMAPSALLAAPVTWEELDARRVRGTYRQGGHSVRAVLEFDEDGDLVDFVSDDRFRATRDGRSFTRERWSTPVDGYAVHHGRRLPSAAAAMWHPSTGEPFRYAEMVLDDVAPAR
- a CDS encoding MarR family transcriptional regulator, which encodes MTRAADEAELFGTLFVLGQHLTRHTDEALTGYGVTSRQWLLLAVLVRAFPGEHPTLTRAAEVVGTSRQNVKQIALQLQRRGLVDLVPDPADRRATRLRTTPRVAELFDSPAAVAQQQELVARAFAGLDDADLARLADLVGRCLAALADGRTPA